A genomic window from Candidatus Obscuribacterales bacterium includes:
- a CDS encoding class I SAM-dependent methyltransferase — MMQPANGVGENIEQGLSGTPQAVPCFWCGDPGRRQIAIRNDRVRIMECRSCGHCAVEQVMIDLNEIYQNQDYFRKQKQPELDADNQDNVGYSNYEQISFADWNAEFFSALFLMDDLGSRSSSLSVLDIGCATGKFLDMAKAFGYKTLGIEPSLWAQEKCIEQGHQIVADSVEELNVAGARVDLITAFHVVEHLVDLSTFFDSIAQCIEGGSRLLAVFPNVNFQQENWSGKHDSFEHISYFNDNFVDREFRKRLPYPVAVLHGPDLVFCFAGNLTAEQQDAIDSIKETSLKFADPRILDNGNSVEQQEQLCWLQKRLQSLSLPGLVFVVNFLARNHSSSLAKRILEATRNFPQWDEQPAWFAFCYGLVCRQNGNVYGATSYLEEVVSNLAGHKDNSANGICYLANLVRNELPGLLLKTKSSEFPIISIWINDADGSADINNLLQSIGQQTYPHIQVLLMDCKDVRKKATIPEAYQRLVPEVETAGRSILDIWQDVSKKSLGEIVLLTNGQYTLSEHCLFAMYYQLVNSPDSIVVAGVRDSLAEPVNLFPGQRLIERLIGKRLNPPRDSSQAPPFVMFNRNKVSWADVDLSIVGDPARFKNYLQLQPVVVCSDVLGWLSC; from the coding sequence ATGATGCAACCGGCAAATGGCGTTGGCGAAAATATTGAACAGGGCTTGAGCGGTACACCCCAAGCCGTGCCATGTTTTTGGTGCGGCGATCCAGGTAGGCGACAAATCGCCATTAGGAATGATAGGGTCCGGATCATGGAATGCCGGTCTTGCGGTCATTGCGCTGTCGAACAAGTGATGATTGACCTCAATGAGATCTATCAAAATCAGGACTATTTTCGTAAGCAGAAACAACCAGAATTAGACGCTGATAATCAAGATAACGTTGGTTATTCAAATTATGAGCAAATTTCTTTTGCTGACTGGAATGCTGAATTTTTCAGCGCTCTTTTTTTGATGGATGATCTGGGTTCTCGCTCAAGTTCGCTCAGTGTGCTGGATATTGGTTGTGCCACTGGCAAGTTTTTAGACATGGCGAAAGCTTTCGGGTATAAAACACTCGGCATTGAACCATCGTTGTGGGCTCAGGAAAAGTGCATTGAGCAGGGACATCAAATTGTTGCCGACAGTGTCGAAGAGTTGAATGTCGCCGGCGCAAGAGTTGATCTGATTACCGCATTTCATGTTGTTGAGCACCTTGTAGATCTTTCCACCTTCTTTGATAGTATCGCTCAGTGTATAGAAGGCGGCAGCAGGCTGCTGGCAGTTTTTCCTAACGTCAACTTCCAGCAAGAAAACTGGAGTGGCAAGCACGACAGCTTTGAGCATATATCATATTTCAATGACAATTTTGTCGATAGAGAATTCCGCAAACGCTTACCTTATCCAGTGGCAGTTCTACATGGCCCAGACTTAGTTTTTTGCTTTGCCGGTAATCTCACTGCCGAACAACAAGATGCAATCGACTCGATAAAAGAGACGAGTCTCAAGTTTGCTGATCCTCGGATTTTAGACAATGGCAATAGTGTCGAACAACAAGAACAGCTTTGCTGGTTGCAGAAGCGATTGCAATCTTTGAGTTTGCCCGGACTTGTTTTTGTTGTGAATTTCCTGGCTCGCAATCATTCATCCAGCCTGGCAAAAAGAATCCTGGAAGCGACTAGGAATTTCCCTCAGTGGGATGAACAGCCAGCCTGGTTTGCCTTCTGTTATGGACTTGTGTGTCGGCAAAATGGCAATGTCTATGGTGCCACCAGCTACCTGGAAGAAGTAGTTTCAAACCTAGCCGGGCATAAGGATAACTCGGCTAATGGAATTTGCTATCTGGCGAATTTGGTGCGAAACGAGTTGCCGGGACTACTGTTGAAAACGAAAAGCAGCGAGTTCCCGATAATTAGCATTTGGATCAATGATGCGGATGGCAGTGCCGACATTAATAACCTTTTGCAGTCAATTGGACAACAGACCTATCCGCATATACAGGTGCTGTTAATGGATTGCAAAGACGTGCGGAAAAAGGCGACTATACCCGAAGCATATCAAAGGCTTGTACCTGAGGTAGAGACAGCCGGTAGATCGATCTTAGATATCTGGCAGGATGTATCCAAGAAATCGTTGGGTGAAATTGTGCTATTAACCAACGGGCAATACACATTAAGTGAACATTGTTTGTTTGCTATGTATTACCAGCTTGTTAATAGTCCAGATTCTATTGTTGTTGCCGGTGTTCGCGATTCGTTGGCTGAGCCGGTCAATCTTTTTCCCGGACAGCGGTTGATTGAACGACTAATTGGAAAGAGGCTTAACCCTCCGAGAGATTCGAGTCAGGCGCCACCGTTTGTTATGTTTAACAGGAATAAGGTATCATGGGCGGATGTTGATTTGTCTATTGTCGGTGATCCGGCTCGCTTCAAGAATTACTTGCAGTTGCAACCTGTAGTAGTCTGTTCGGATGTGCTTGGTTGGCTCAGTTGTTGA
- a CDS encoding DUF1574 domain-containing protein: MLHRIFQSSFLIIILFLLLIDCGIKYGKPLRYVTMGGYIPSDQDPIGDKYESLKAESQKSRILLLGSSLPMFAAICADYRVGELSAATTGYETYTYTKAKYLQSLLRKLTHEDLPVFNFSASGCMVSDSYIALEQSIANGMHPKVAIFALAPRDFLDNFARPTKETGFFKFFKKDNHNAFNWKTFNHEESFNNFIGSIWVYYKLKPDYRTFFLLATTDAFHRAPTLYSALHYDPGITKNHIRLAAWDPPEMADIPGDEDKRLKDLNSYKKSYYPINQSRFNDELGYLEKSLELCRKHAILPIVVNMPRIARNQAILPDWFQTQYTDALTKSTKKYGCPFFDLNSEPIFVESDFRDSVHLNGDGSLKVFNLLAAKLSKDDRFMTAIKDEKQLSLR; this comes from the coding sequence ATGTTACACCGCATATTTCAAAGCTCATTTCTCATAATTATTCTCTTCCTACTCTTAATAGACTGCGGAATTAAGTACGGCAAGCCTTTGCGTTATGTCACCATGGGCGGTTATATTCCATCCGATCAAGACCCCATTGGTGATAAATATGAATCACTCAAAGCCGAATCTCAAAAAAGCCGAATATTGCTGCTCGGTTCTTCACTGCCAATGTTTGCTGCCATATGTGCTGATTACAGGGTGGGTGAATTATCTGCAGCGACCACAGGCTACGAAACATACACCTATACAAAAGCCAAATATCTACAAAGCTTGCTAAGAAAACTCACACACGAGGATTTGCCCGTTTTCAACTTTTCTGCCAGCGGTTGTATGGTTTCCGATTCGTACATAGCCCTCGAACAATCAATTGCAAATGGCATGCACCCCAAGGTTGCTATATTTGCTTTGGCTCCTAGGGATTTTCTGGACAATTTTGCACGTCCGACAAAGGAAACCGGCTTCTTCAAATTTTTCAAGAAGGACAATCATAATGCTTTCAATTGGAAAACGTTCAACCATGAAGAGTCGTTCAACAATTTCATCGGCAGCATATGGGTTTATTACAAACTAAAACCTGACTACCGTACCTTCTTTTTGCTGGCAACAACGGATGCTTTCCATCGAGCTCCCACATTATATTCCGCGCTCCATTACGATCCCGGCATCACCAAAAACCACATTAGACTAGCGGCTTGGGATCCTCCTGAGATGGCCGACATTCCTGGTGACGAAGACAAAAGGCTGAAGGATCTAAACAGTTATAAGAAATCATACTATCCAATCAATCAGTCTCGATTCAATGATGAATTAGGTTATTTGGAGAAGTCACTCGAGCTCTGTCGTAAGCACGCGATACTACCCATCGTCGTCAACATGCCTCGCATTGCTCGCAATCAGGCAATATTGCCTGATTGGTTTCAGACACAATATACGGATGCACTGACTAAGTCCACAAAAAAATATGGCTGTCCATTTTTCGACTTGAATTCCGAACCGATATTTGTCGAATCCGACTTTCGAGATTCCGTCCACCTCAACGGTGACGGCAGCTTGAAAGTGTTTAACCTGCTTGCTGCAAAGTTAAGCAAAGACGACAGATTCATGACTGCCATTAAAGACGAGAAACAACTGTCGTTACGATAA
- a CDS encoding glycosyltransferase family 2 protein codes for MTELSVIIVSWNTRELLRRCLVALKQEIAGIDVEVFVVDNNSADGSAAMVAAEHPWVKLTANDANLGFAKANNQAMKVATGSYILLLNPDTEVQPGSINTLLKFLPEHRQAGVVAPQLLNSDGSIQRSCRAFPTFLNMLYELVGLSKFFPNVSTFRAYKMLDWNHDDERQVDQPEGACLLLRRKVIEEVGTLDEGFFMLFEEVDWCYRIKKAGWQIWFTPKAKVMHHYGQSIKQVKVPMILSSHRGLYRFWHKHYRENRWYLDGIAYTGLMSLAYLRIAAYQLTNPQPSK; via the coding sequence ATGACCGAATTATCCGTAATCATCGTTAGCTGGAATACCCGCGAACTCCTTCGCCGCTGTCTCGTTGCCTTGAAGCAAGAGATAGCCGGCATAGACGTCGAAGTATTCGTCGTGGACAACAATTCCGCCGACGGCTCCGCCGCCATGGTCGCCGCAGAACACCCATGGGTGAAACTCACTGCAAACGATGCCAATCTCGGCTTTGCCAAAGCAAACAATCAAGCAATGAAAGTAGCCACAGGCAGTTACATTCTTTTACTAAACCCTGACACCGAAGTGCAACCCGGCTCGATTAACACGCTGCTCAAATTCCTCCCCGAGCACAGACAAGCCGGCGTCGTCGCACCACAACTATTGAATTCCGACGGCAGCATCCAACGCTCATGCCGCGCATTCCCAACTTTCTTGAATATGCTCTACGAGCTAGTCGGACTCAGCAAGTTCTTCCCTAATGTCTCGACATTCCGCGCCTACAAAATGCTCGACTGGAATCACGACGATGAGCGCCAAGTAGACCAACCCGAAGGCGCGTGTTTGCTGTTGCGTCGCAAAGTCATAGAAGAAGTAGGCACTCTAGACGAGGGCTTCTTCATGCTCTTCGAAGAAGTGGATTGGTGCTACCGCATCAAAAAAGCCGGATGGCAAATTTGGTTTACACCAAAAGCTAAGGTTATGCACCACTACGGCCAATCTATTAAACAAGTAAAAGTCCCCATGATCTTGTCTTCACATCGTGGCTTATACCGCTTCTGGCACAAACACTACCGCGAGAATCGCTGGTACCTCGACGGCATCGCGTACACCGGACTCATGTCCCTCGCGTATCTCCGCATAGCCGCCTACCAGTTAACAAACCCACAACCCTCCAAGTAA
- a CDS encoding glycosyltransferase family 39 protein, which produces MSSKVVTKPASKKPIAHANETQERGFISPVVIVTAIFVVANITWSYFNHGMPDWDAAGHVLNGFTYRDLLKHPQLTSDWMYKFLSVNYLYPPAVYILNGSVKSILGIAPWVDAAIKAFYVALLSISIYGITKSLLKDTVAAVVAMVIINCYPQISFLSNQIMLDFPMVAMVALSLWALIIWQFNPSIKNTLLLGLAIGSACMTKQLAGAFILLPVGMAFLQMLFGKRFADCGKLIGAGIIPTAMALPWLIVTYPSLQKLAQYNTNSIGQLTEKLSFSWVFSNYLGGLPAMMTPILLCGFIASLLIIGGKTHRELRLIAASAIGGLLLISTLSWAYPLDRYAAPALLAPAIYTAAGFAYAWLKSKSLVLRIAYAALSGIAILQFLLFNYAPYPLPAPAVLAKALPHMGIALRTFHDFNIPATPEKSDWGQIWALEQIRKVDNITPVYLQLMPNSMSFNVHTMEYAAKLVKSPVVATTMRQWSVKGDTLEFSPQKALYYHWYLLKTGDQGNIFANRESQIAFDRLTDFIRTSGKFKLMGMRSLPDHSICYLYRQYF; this is translated from the coding sequence ATGTCTTCCAAAGTCGTCACCAAGCCAGCCAGTAAGAAACCGATTGCTCATGCAAATGAAACGCAAGAGCGCGGTTTCATATCGCCGGTCGTAATTGTCACCGCAATTTTTGTGGTGGCAAACATTACTTGGTCGTATTTCAATCACGGCATGCCGGATTGGGATGCAGCAGGACATGTGCTCAACGGCTTTACTTACAGAGACTTGTTGAAGCATCCACAATTGACGAGCGACTGGATGTACAAATTCCTCTCGGTCAATTATTTGTATCCGCCCGCGGTATACATTCTCAATGGAAGCGTCAAATCCATACTGGGAATCGCACCATGGGTCGATGCTGCAATCAAAGCTTTCTACGTCGCACTCTTAAGCATTTCCATCTACGGCATAACAAAAAGTCTATTGAAAGATACCGTTGCTGCAGTAGTGGCAATGGTAATTATCAATTGCTATCCACAGATTTCATTCCTGAGCAATCAGATTATGTTGGATTTTCCAATGGTGGCAATGGTTGCACTCAGCCTTTGGGCACTAATTATTTGGCAGTTTAATCCAAGCATCAAAAATACGCTCTTGCTTGGTCTCGCTATTGGCTCAGCTTGCATGACAAAGCAGTTAGCCGGTGCATTTATTCTTTTACCGGTAGGAATGGCTTTTCTGCAAATGTTGTTTGGCAAGCGCTTTGCCGATTGCGGCAAACTAATCGGAGCCGGAATCATACCCACGGCGATGGCTCTGCCGTGGCTCATTGTCACCTATCCATCATTGCAAAAACTTGCTCAATACAATACCAATTCGATTGGTCAACTGACTGAAAAATTGAGTTTTAGCTGGGTATTCAGCAATTATCTGGGGGGGCTTCCGGCAATGATGACTCCAATACTTCTCTGCGGATTCATTGCATCACTATTAATTATTGGCGGCAAAACACATCGCGAACTCAGACTGATCGCCGCTTCAGCGATCGGCGGATTGCTGCTTATCAGTACATTGAGCTGGGCTTATCCTCTCGATCGTTATGCCGCTCCTGCTCTGCTTGCACCGGCTATTTACACCGCCGCCGGCTTTGCTTACGCCTGGCTTAAAAGCAAGAGCCTGGTTCTGCGAATTGCTTATGCTGCACTATCTGGTATCGCCATTCTGCAATTCTTGCTCTTCAATTACGCACCCTATCCTTTGCCGGCACCGGCGGTACTAGCCAAAGCATTGCCGCATATGGGCATTGCATTGCGTACTTTCCATGATTTCAATATTCCGGCCACTCCGGAAAAATCCGACTGGGGTCAGATTTGGGCATTGGAACAGATTCGGAAAGTCGACAATATCACGCCTGTCTATCTTCAACTAATGCCTAATTCCATGTCATTCAACGTACACACCATGGAATATGCCGCCAAACTGGTCAAGAGCCCCGTGGTTGCCACCACAATGCGTCAATGGTCGGTCAAGGGGGACACACTTGAATTCTCTCCGCAGAAGGCATTGTATTATCATTGGTACTTACTTAAGACGGGAGATCAAGGCAACATATTTGCCAATCGAGAATCACAAATTGCCTTCGATAGACTCACCGACTTTATCCGCACAAGCGGCAAATTCAAACTAATGGGAATGCGTTCGCTGCCAGATCATAGTATTTGCTACCTCTACCGCCAGTATTTTTAG
- a CDS encoding glycosyltransferase family 2 protein: MKNKPLLSIVIPLFNEQSTLEQLFLRLTKISEQLSPTEVEFVFVDDHSVDGTFDVAQGLCKRHDNIKLIRLARNSGSHAAICAGLSAASGHCAIFMAGDMQDPPELITEMIHRWQNGDKIVWAARTVVEGQAGRDKMFSSLYWLIVHYLSGVHLPQGGVDFALMDRDVINFVVQRWNIQTPIFLLIAESGLRSSVIFYKKAPRAGGKSGWTLKKKLRLVAQTLIYSFKPLRPLLFIGLKNVTSFQIERAYNVTDSASLGQMQETPAPKG, encoded by the coding sequence ATGAAGAACAAACCGCTACTCTCGATAGTCATTCCGCTGTTCAATGAGCAGTCAACTCTTGAGCAACTATTTCTGCGTTTGACGAAAATTTCCGAACAATTAAGTCCTACTGAAGTTGAATTTGTCTTTGTTGACGATCACTCTGTGGACGGCACTTTTGATGTAGCTCAAGGGCTATGCAAGCGACACGACAATATAAAGCTTATTCGCTTGGCGCGAAATTCCGGCAGTCACGCAGCAATTTGTGCGGGGCTGTCGGCTGCATCAGGTCATTGTGCCATTTTTATGGCCGGCGATATGCAAGACCCGCCGGAATTAATAACAGAGATGATACACCGCTGGCAGAATGGCGACAAAATTGTCTGGGCTGCCCGTACTGTTGTTGAAGGGCAAGCCGGTCGAGATAAGATGTTTTCGTCTCTTTACTGGCTAATTGTCCACTATTTGTCCGGCGTACATTTACCCCAGGGCGGCGTAGATTTTGCGCTGATGGATCGCGACGTAATCAACTTCGTAGTCCAAAGATGGAATATACAGACACCAATCTTCTTGCTTATTGCTGAGTCCGGATTACGCTCATCGGTTATCTTTTACAAAAAAGCTCCACGTGCTGGCGGTAAGTCAGGGTGGACATTGAAGAAAAAACTTCGCCTGGTAGCGCAGACGCTCATTTATTCATTTAAGCCGCTCAGACCTTTGCTTTTCATCGGGCTGAAAAACGTGACTTCATTCCAGATTGAGCGTGCCTACAATGTTACGGATTCGGCATCTTTGGGGCAAATGCAAGAAACGCCGGCGCCCAAAGGTTAG
- a CDS encoding sugar transferase: MKRLTDFVLSLAALIALAPAMLVCALAIKLDSPGPVIFKQRRIGRFGKHFEIYKFRTMRIGTPDLSTEEMMKLPSPVTSVGQVLRKTSLDELPQLLNVLKGEMSIVGPRPALYNQTELTEMRQSRGVLRMPPGVTGWAQVNGRDELADSVKVDLDTWYCDNYHYMLDWQIIFATFTAIVSRRGAI; this comes from the coding sequence TTGAAGCGTTTGACTGATTTTGTCCTGTCCCTGGCGGCTTTGATTGCTTTGGCGCCTGCGATGCTTGTCTGCGCGCTGGCTATTAAGTTGGATTCGCCGGGACCTGTCATTTTCAAGCAGCGTCGTATTGGGCGCTTCGGCAAGCACTTTGAAATCTACAAATTCCGCACCATGCGTATAGGTACGCCGGACTTGTCGACCGAAGAAATGATGAAGTTGCCGTCGCCCGTGACAAGTGTTGGTCAAGTGCTGAGAAAGACCAGCCTGGATGAACTTCCGCAGTTGTTGAATGTTCTTAAGGGGGAGATGAGCATCGTTGGTCCCAGACCAGCCTTGTATAATCAAACCGAACTGACTGAAATGCGTCAGAGCCGTGGAGTCTTGAGAATGCCGCCGGGAGTTACCGGATGGGCGCAAGTCAACGGGCGTGATGAATTGGCGGACAGTGTAAAAGTTGATTTGGATACCTGGTATTGCGACAACTATCACTACATGCTCGACTGGCAAATTATTTTTGCGACGTTCACAGCCATAGTAAGTAGACGCGGTGCAATTTGA
- a CDS encoding glycosyltransferase family 2 protein, translating to MNNQPTVSVCLPVFNGKDYLAHAIESVLAQTLVDFELLIADDQSDDGSSKIIEDYACRDKRIKAWRNTERKGLFANYNECIMHAAGRYIKPFAQDDLLEPNALADMSRLLDENPDVNLVSCAKRWIDDKGRFLKECRTFPEDRIIVGDEVVLFNLIGCTNWVGEPVTAMFRREVAGDGFNTDFYHFGDIEYWFRIVKDGNYAYVSTVLCSFRRHSQSATSKNLRGLFFVLDILRLWRLYRSVLIELGESQEMTRRRIVEILAMQLDHLHRAEGLTVLEVLAIPLPSMPGRQPLSEQAHKDPREQLYWLLREVTRILAELDDLRCRSAAEREHLNNQIANVRNSTSWRITGPFRYMVRLAKSPQRVHSVQEEVPILPAAWTTECSELKYENNTTDYSVFLEAIDYSLRYLSEKRAELAGNKTAWSKERRILEFELDCLHNSTSWKISTPLRQVSRLVGGKRWK from the coding sequence ATGAACAACCAGCCAACAGTTTCTGTATGTTTGCCCGTCTTTAATGGCAAAGACTATTTGGCTCATGCCATTGAGAGCGTGTTAGCGCAGACATTGGTTGATTTTGAATTGCTTATAGCCGACGATCAGTCAGACGATGGCTCTAGCAAGATCATTGAGGATTATGCTTGCAGGGACAAACGAATCAAAGCTTGGCGCAACACTGAGCGAAAAGGGCTATTCGCTAACTATAACGAGTGCATAATGCATGCTGCCGGACGTTATATCAAACCATTTGCTCAGGATGATCTTTTGGAGCCAAACGCATTGGCGGATATGTCCAGACTGCTCGACGAAAATCCTGATGTCAACCTGGTCTCTTGTGCCAAGCGGTGGATAGATGATAAAGGGCGCTTTTTGAAAGAGTGCCGGACCTTTCCGGAGGACAGAATCATCGTTGGAGATGAGGTTGTTCTGTTCAATTTGATCGGTTGTACAAATTGGGTCGGCGAGCCGGTTACTGCTATGTTTCGCAGGGAGGTTGCCGGTGACGGCTTCAATACAGACTTTTATCATTTTGGTGATATTGAGTACTGGTTTCGCATAGTTAAAGATGGCAACTATGCTTATGTTAGTACGGTGCTATGCAGTTTTCGCCGTCACTCACAAAGTGCTACCTCCAAGAATTTGAGGGGATTGTTTTTTGTCTTGGACATCTTGAGACTTTGGCGATTGTATCGGTCCGTATTGATTGAATTAGGCGAATCGCAAGAAATGACCCGGCGACGAATTGTTGAAATTCTGGCAATGCAGCTTGATCACTTGCATAGGGCTGAGGGACTGACGGTCTTGGAGGTGCTGGCGATTCCTTTGCCTTCTATGCCAGGGCGGCAGCCTTTAAGTGAACAAGCTCATAAAGATCCTCGTGAACAACTCTATTGGCTTTTGCGTGAAGTGACTCGAATTTTGGCTGAGCTGGATGATTTGCGATGCCGCAGCGCTGCGGAACGCGAGCACCTTAATAACCAGATTGCCAACGTAAGAAACAGTACTTCCTGGCGGATTACAGGACCGTTTCGGTATATGGTTCGGTTGGCAAAGTCGCCTCAAAGAGTTCATTCTGTGCAGGAGGAAGTGCCTATTTTGCCGGCTGCCTGGACGACTGAATGTAGTGAACTCAAATATGAGAACAACACCACAGACTATAGTGTTTTTCTGGAAGCAATTGACTATAGCCTGCGTTACTTAAGTGAAAAGCGCGCTGAACTGGCCGGCAACAAAACTGCGTGGTCGAAGGAGCGTCGAATACTTGAATTTGAATTGGACTGTTTACATAACAGTACTTCGTGGAAGATAAGCACACCGCTGCGCCAAGTATCGAGACTTGTGGGAGGGAAACGATGGAAGTAA
- a CDS encoding class I SAM-dependent methyltransferase, translating into MEVIEETNASGPSATRYHTDIGQLDESSHYGRLALMVGQGKQVLELGCSTGFFSSALSKQFNCTVTGIELDPLAAQEAKQYCQRVIVADLDDTNVLQTFHDASFDVVVCSDVLEHLRNPGQLLLEIRRLLKPDGYIVASIPHVGHGSIRLSLLGGQFPYRSMGLLDETHLRFFDRMELEQLFVKSGYELYEVHRNRWSIMDNEIGSRVGSFPNEIISAIESDSEAETYQFIVKARLQPRSEAGNGVLSEKEGNNKATVDCVIFETPSQPLNDKVISYLAGLNVAKLSVRYYLVRLNSVIPAPVDTLPVEHFEFGNHDFSTFRFVSCGDFDKTAEVTTDVIAEGLNKGVVLNKLIPECRASFVFVTDSQNLPTTDCIALLVNHAYGDEACGIAAASPEIYRTGQPYRAEGGIISWTPFTSVLLRKSAFEKISGVNTCLSGQEQEVDFCWRLWQSGNSIVQVKKARFFSFGISSSSSHLQEYKRLKDAAQLRLAWGSWRVVAGFLKNSILAAKGVSLVEKASLLLASPVMLLNSLSRRSMNRKGANATDSQGMIGFYGEGRRFYGISPD; encoded by the coding sequence ATGGAAGTAATAGAGGAAACTAATGCTAGCGGTCCAAGCGCCACTCGCTATCATACGGATATCGGGCAGCTGGATGAATCGAGTCACTACGGTCGTCTTGCCCTAATGGTTGGGCAGGGCAAACAAGTATTAGAGCTCGGTTGCAGCACAGGTTTTTTTTCCAGTGCTCTTAGCAAACAGTTTAATTGCACGGTCACCGGCATTGAATTAGATCCTCTAGCTGCGCAGGAGGCTAAGCAGTATTGTCAGCGAGTAATAGTTGCCGATCTTGATGATACGAACGTATTGCAAACGTTCCATGATGCTAGCTTTGATGTCGTTGTCTGTTCGGATGTTCTAGAGCATTTGCGCAATCCCGGGCAATTGTTGTTGGAAATCAGACGTTTGTTGAAGCCGGATGGTTATATAGTCGCTTCTATTCCGCATGTTGGGCACGGAAGTATTCGCTTGTCTCTTCTTGGCGGGCAGTTTCCTTACAGAAGCATGGGTCTTCTGGATGAAACGCATTTGCGCTTTTTTGATCGTATGGAATTGGAGCAATTGTTTGTCAAATCAGGTTATGAACTGTATGAGGTGCACCGCAATCGATGGTCAATCATGGACAACGAAATTGGCAGCCGAGTAGGTTCATTTCCTAACGAAATTATCTCAGCAATTGAGTCTGATAGCGAAGCAGAGACATATCAGTTTATTGTGAAGGCTCGCTTGCAGCCAAGAAGCGAAGCAGGCAATGGCGTACTTTCTGAAAAGGAGGGGAACAACAAAGCCACGGTCGATTGTGTGATATTTGAAACACCAAGTCAACCGTTGAATGACAAGGTAATTTCTTATCTTGCCGGGCTCAATGTCGCGAAGCTTTCGGTCAGATACTATCTTGTGCGCCTCAATTCAGTGATACCAGCACCGGTTGACACTCTGCCTGTCGAACATTTCGAGTTTGGAAATCATGATTTCAGTACGTTTCGCTTTGTTTCATGCGGGGATTTCGATAAGACTGCAGAAGTAACCACTGATGTGATAGCGGAGGGTTTAAACAAGGGAGTGGTGCTCAATAAACTAATTCCCGAGTGCCGAGCATCCTTTGTCTTTGTCACTGATTCGCAAAATCTGCCCACCACTGATTGCATAGCTCTTCTGGTTAACCATGCTTATGGTGATGAGGCTTGTGGAATTGCCGCTGCTTCGCCTGAAATTTACCGTACAGGACAACCTTATCGTGCTGAAGGCGGCATTATCTCCTGGACGCCTTTTACCTCGGTGCTTTTGCGTAAGAGTGCTTTCGAAAAAATTTCTGGTGTGAATACTTGTTTGTCCGGTCAGGAGCAGGAAGTTGATTTTTGCTGGCGCTTATGGCAGTCAGGTAATAGCATTGTGCAAGTGAAGAAAGCTCGTTTCTTTAGTTTTGGCATTTCGTCGTCGAGTAGCCACCTTCAAGAGTATAAACGACTCAAAGATGCTGCGCAGTTAAGACTAGCCTGGGGTTCGTGGCGCGTAGTGGCAGGATTTTTAAAAAACTCAATTTTGGCTGCCAAAGGCGTCAGCCTTGTTGAAAAGGCATCGCTCTTGCTTGCATCGCCAGTGATGCTATTAAATTCTCTAAGTAGGCGCTCTATGAATCGAAAAGGCGCGAATGCTACTGACTCTCAGGGAATGATTGGATTTTATGGAGAAGGTCGCCGCTTTTACGGTATTAGTCCCGACTAG
- a CDS encoding class I SAM-dependent methyltransferase — protein MRPLVSEFVESCALSLPISEPIYEFGAFIVEGQEDIGDLRKFFPGKAFIGADMREGPGVDIVLDLHDIKLAPSSAGTVICMDTLEHVEYPWKAIDEIHRILNSNGVLIVSSVMNFPIHDYPSDYWRFTPEAFKSLLKPFASSYVEFAGADTFPHSIVAVAFKSPQPPQVFDKLKLRLKDWKEKWSDSANTPISRIDDLENLVRDLQSHIKHVENERDLFKARWSKISSTPPVSWFLELRQSITAGNKR, from the coding sequence ATGCGTCCTTTGGTTAGCGAGTTTGTGGAATCCTGTGCTTTAAGTCTACCGATTTCTGAGCCCATATATGAGTTTGGAGCTTTCATAGTTGAAGGGCAGGAAGACATAGGAGATCTTAGGAAATTCTTCCCTGGTAAGGCTTTTATCGGCGCAGATATGCGCGAAGGTCCAGGTGTAGATATCGTACTTGACCTGCATGACATAAAGCTCGCACCTTCATCGGCTGGGACGGTTATTTGTATGGACACCCTGGAACACGTTGAGTATCCCTGGAAGGCAATTGATGAGATTCACAGAATTCTAAATTCAAATGGCGTTTTAATCGTTTCATCTGTGATGAATTTTCCGATTCACGATTATCCATCAGATTACTGGCGTTTTACACCGGAAGCATTCAAGAGTCTTCTCAAACCCTTTGCCTCTTCTTACGTTGAATTTGCTGGAGCCGATACTTTTCCACACTCAATTGTTGCCGTAGCGTTCAAATCCCCGCAGCCGCCACAAGTCTTTGACAAGCTCAAGTTACGACTTAAAGACTGGAAAGAAAAGTGGTCAGACTCAGCTAACACGCCCATATCCAGAATTGACGACCTCGAAAATCTAGTAAGAGATCTACAAAGCCACATTAAGCACGTCGAAAACGAGCGAGACTTGTTCAAAGCTCGCTGGAGCAAAATCTCTTCCACGCCACCTGTAAGCTGGTTTTTAGAACTGCGTCAAAGCATTACTGCCGGTAACAAGCGCTGA